ACATTAATCACCCTTGAAGTTACTTTTCTATaggtaataataaattttcctttttttttgtttgcttattgggtttcttttaattcaatccTTAACTGGTtcatgttgattttttttttgcgtaTCTTCTTAGATTTTCTTCTGAATTTTGTTTGATCTAAGCTTATAATGGGGAGATACCCATATTCTATTTAGTCTTAAATTTTTGATTTCACTTcctatagaaaaattaatgcaTGTTTTTGTCTTTCAATATAGGAAGCAGGTAAGCATGTGAGTTTAAACTATTTGGTAGATTTTAATCAAATAGATTGAATTGCCAAGATTTATActttgcaatatatatatatatatatatagtttttatttggTCAATGTTCTAACTGAAATTTATGCCAATGAAAAACTTTTATATCTTTGACCAAgtcaatttctttatttctctttaGGATTTTAGTGTgcttaaaaactttttttttatgctaTTGAAGCATTGGATCATCTTTGCATGCTACAGGAACAGGCTGCTTTGCTAACTTTCATTGGAAATTTGATCCTGTTTTTGGTGTATACGTGCACTTGAACAGTTGGTTTTTGCTAATTTGTTTTGATCTCTGATAGTTTAAAACTCTTATTTACTTAATGGTGCAAGTCTGAATTTCATTggaaactttaatttgttagacttccatccttttattttataaaaattgaaaatttagtctGGTTTTTGGTGAATATATGAACTTGAATTGTTAATTTGTGCTAATTTGTtgcatttaaaatgttataaaaatttacaagttGGTCCGGTTTTTGGTAAATACATTATACATGAAATTGAACTGttaatttttgctaatttttgcatgtaaattgttgaaatgatgattttttatatctccttacatattaaatattgaaatgttCTACTAATGTTACCCAAAATGGGGTTTTGATCTGAGGTTGTTTAAAACTCTCATTTACTTAATGGTCTAATTCTGAATTTCATTggaaactttaatttgttagaatttAAACTcttactttacaaaagttgaaAAATTGGTCCGGTTTTTGGTGAATACTTGCACCTGAACAGTtgatttttgctaatttgttgcatataatttattacaaaaattgtaaatttattcgGATTTTGGTAAATACATGAACTTGAACCGTTGATTTGTGTTAATTTGTTGTATATAAATCGGTAaatattgaaatgttgattttcGTACTAGTAATTTAACAGTAGGGTTTACTAATGTTACCCAAAATGGGTTCTTGATCTGAGGTAGtttaaaactcttattttcttaATGGTCTAATCCTCAATTTTGTCACTATGAAAAGTGCGGGAAGTTGGTCTcttgttttaatttgttagaatttGATCCTTCTACTTtattaaagttgaaaatttggtCTGGTTGTTGATGAATGCATGAACTTGAACTGttgattttttctaatttgttgCACATAAGTTgttataaaagttgaaaatttagtCTGGTTGTTGGTAAATGCATGAACTTGAACCatttatttttgctaatttgttgcatataagttgttataaatattgaaaaattagtcTGATTTTTGGTAAATACATGAACTTGAACCActgatttttgctaattttttgCATATAAATCGTtatagaaattgaagatttaGCCCTGTTGCCGGTAAATATATGAACTATGAATAGtttatttttgctaatttgtttCACATAAACTGTTGTAagattgatttttgttaatttcttgcatataaattattgaaatgttgattttgataattccttacatattaaatattgaagtgTTGATATTCAAGCTAGTAATTTAACAGTAAGGTTTACTAATGTTATCCAATTGGGCTAACTTATCAGGTTTTGTTCAATAAAtgaattgatccatttaatagtagaggactaatttgatcaTGTCCCTACTATAATACAGGATTGCTTGTaattgttatgaattttgacATGGTATTGTAATTGTTTTatggttaaattctgctattaatCTTTGTATCATATCTAAtttatggattttgtttttgtattataatttggtcaattttagtttctatattttttcaatttaatccaactgCTTcagtttgattatttttagttttatatttttagttttattttagtttctataatttaacatatgtttttggaattcaaaattttaaaagtagttaaattaaatttgcaatttatgcATAGTACAGGGATTAATGACataatttgagtttatttttaacattgaaTGATTTCTTTTGTGAATGTggtttaaaaaagaaaagaaaagaaaagactaGCGATGGAGAACTCAAGTTCCAGCAGTGAATTGCAGAAGCTCATAGAagccataaaaatttcagaggtaatcttttattattgttgttgttgaaaatttactttccatttcattacaTTTCCATCTTTTTTGGATATTCTTTAGCGATTCAAGAAGTTATCTATGGTAATAGTTGAAGGTTTGcagttatgaaaatggtaatGGTTTTTTTGGTTCCTGAGAAAtttgaaatggaaaagaaaattattgtaCATTGCAGGTGGTAGAAGGTCAGAGGGAACTGATTGCCAAATTAGCAGATTTACATTTATCTAAGCAATCTGATGTGAAATCTCTTGGTGAATCCCTAATTGTATCCACTTTATTGTTGTTTTCGTATaatgtttttttcaatttttttgggtgcataattttgtttttctatttctcaagtATGTAAACTTTTCCCGAAATATTTACTCTAAATATGAGGAATTCTGGGAAGGATTGAAAGATTAGGTTGGTTTATGTGGAGTTCTCTTTTGAATTAGATTTGGTTGTCTCCTTCTGTTGTcatgttattgaaagatttgAATTCTGGGAAGGATTGAAAGATTTGGTTCTCTCACTTCCTTCCTATTTGCAAATgggtatattttatttttcatattttaactcctttttgtaaatattgaaggtTTGCGACTTGTATTGCGGCGGCGGAGCTGATGCAGAAAAATATTCTctaagttatttatttgtgaaaagagagaaaaatattcTGGTAAAAGTGGCAGTTTAgcctttaacttttaaaaaggttgaatctattcaatgcttTTCTCTTCTCCTGCCCTTGACAGCACATTCATTTGACAGGATAATTTGGAAACCCTATTGCAAGAGAAGGACATTCAGGCTGATCTAGTCTGTTGCTTGCAGCATTTGCAGgtattttgtgtagtttaagtTGTGAACATTGGGTTTTGATTTGTCATGTGAACAaatatgatgaatttgaaatgcaTTTCTATTCTTCTATTTGCAGTTAAGATTTGAAACTGAAGACAAAGCAAAGGAGACTTCTAAGTAATGTGTCATTTTTGTTGAAACCTGGGGGTTATTTTTTCCGTATTACTCCTGAAAAAGTGATTGTCAAAAACTGTTGTTTCTGGATTTgtgtattttccttttttttcttgtggtTACTGCAGCACCTGTTTCTGGGAGGTGATTGTGTAAACATTTTAGTGTGCTTTagttattgtaagaatatttttaacattgttaattttaatattattgtaagaatattcTGAATTATAATTGagttatcaatttatatcatatatctttcattgaatttgaagcattatttaaattttccgtttttggttggattttatGTTACAAGAAGGATTGTATATGGATGAAAATCGAATGATACAAATttgccaaaattagtggcgtttttccaTAAATGCTACTAAAGAATCgtacttttagtggcgtttgtgataaaagtgtcgataaagatcatgttctttagtggcgtttgtgggagaaccgccgctaaagatcatgttcttttgCGGTGTTCGTGGGTAAAGCGCCgttaaagatcatgttctttagcggcgtttgttggtaagcgccgctaaaggtcatgttctttagcggcgtttgttggtaaagcgtcgctaaaggccatgttctttagcggcgtttgtgggtaaagtgccgctaaagctcatgttctttagcggcgttttttcacaGAAACaccgcaaaagttagcgacgttgtcaatagcggcattttttacgGCGCTagtgaaagcgccgctaaagacctaaaaaaacgccgctaaaagcctgttttggtgtagttgATGTTAGTGGATGTTAGTggcttaaacattaaaaacttGATTAGTGAGTTAATTAAGTTTTGTTAATTAATCTTAGTTTAATCATGGTAGAAAACCATTTTCAgtggaaagaatgaaagaattcTCTTCTTTTCCTACCTTTAAACTATCCATCATAAGAGAAACATGAAGCTTCAAGGTTTCAACTATCAACTACTAATTAGGTATTGTAATTAAGTCAtgttcttataattttttatgtttttaaggtcataggagcttgatttagctagcacatgtataaatttgtaaaactgttacaattttaaaagttttcattgttgatttcttgaagaaattggtgttaaattgatagattttcacttagatgatgaaaaatgactaaattataatgtttaattgttaattttgtacaaaaggactaaagtgaataaattgtgaatttgatgtaaaatttcAGTAACAATAGATAGTTGATAGTCCCTAAGGGATATAATTAAAATCGGTTTTCAAACCGAGgctcaaaattgaaatatatgattatttcgatttggtactaaattgaataaaatgtaaaattttaagggtatcaaaaaatgaaattatataggtTCATTCATGTCATTGCATACTATTTAAATGTGTGGCATTGAT
The nucleotide sequence above comes from Gossypium raimondii isolate GPD5lz chromosome 13, ASM2569854v1, whole genome shotgun sequence. Encoded proteins:
- the LOC105783531 gene encoding mRNA cap guanine-N7 methyltransferase 2-like, with protein sequence MENSSSSSELQKLIEAIKISEVCDLYCGGGADAEKYSLSYLFVKREKNILDNLETLLQEKDIQADLVCCLQHLQLRFETEDKAKETSK